One segment of Chryseobacterium turcicum DNA contains the following:
- the ahcY gene encoding adenosylhomocysteinase, with product MSTTTQYVPYKVKDISLAEWGRKEITLAEAEMPGLMSIREEYGPSQPLKGARIAGCLHMTIQTAVLIETLVALGADVTWSSCNIFSTQDHAAAAIAAAGIPVYAWKGLNEEDFDWCIEQTLFFGEDRKPLNMILDDGGDLTNMVFDKYPEFTKDIKGLSEETTTGVHRLYERMKNGTLVMPAINVNDSVTKSKFDNKYGCKESAVDAVRRATDLMLAGKRVVVCGYGDVGKGTAASFRGAGSIVTVTEIDPICALQAAMDGFEVKRLDTVVDNADIVITTTGNFNIVRGEHFLKMKDKAIVCNIGHFDNEIDMAWLNTNYGHTKSEVKPQVDIYTIEGKEVIILAEGRLVNLGCATGHPSFVMSNSFSNQTLAQIELWTNSAAYGNEVYMLPKHLDEKVAALHLKKLSVELEVLSTEQADYIGVDVKGPFKPEYYRY from the coding sequence ATGAGTACAACAACACAATACGTTCCTTATAAAGTTAAGGATATTTCTCTTGCAGAATGGGGAAGAAAAGAAATTACTTTGGCTGAAGCAGAAATGCCAGGTTTGATGTCTATCCGTGAAGAGTACGGACCATCTCAACCATTGAAAGGAGCTAGAATCGCAGGATGTCTTCACATGACGATTCAAACTGCAGTTTTAATCGAAACTTTGGTTGCTCTTGGTGCTGATGTTACTTGGTCTTCTTGTAATATTTTCTCTACACAAGACCACGCTGCTGCTGCTATTGCTGCTGCTGGAATCCCAGTTTATGCTTGGAAAGGTCTTAACGAAGAAGATTTCGACTGGTGTATCGAGCAGACTTTATTCTTTGGTGAAGATAGAAAACCATTAAACATGATTTTGGATGATGGCGGAGATTTAACAAACATGGTTTTTGATAAATACCCAGAATTCACAAAAGATATCAAAGGACTTTCTGAAGAAACTACTACAGGTGTTCACAGATTGTACGAAAGAATGAAAAACGGAACTTTGGTAATGCCTGCGATCAACGTAAATGATTCAGTAACTAAATCAAAATTCGATAACAAATACGGTTGTAAAGAATCTGCAGTAGATGCTGTAAGAAGAGCGACAGACCTTATGTTGGCTGGAAAAAGAGTGGTAGTTTGCGGATACGGAGACGTAGGTAAAGGTACTGCTGCATCTTTCAGAGGAGCGGGTTCTATCGTTACGGTTACAGAAATCGACCCAATTTGTGCTTTACAAGCTGCAATGGACGGTTTCGAAGTAAAAAGATTAGATACTGTAGTGGATAACGCAGATATCGTAATCACAACTACTGGTAACTTCAACATCGTAAGAGGAGAGCATTTCCTTAAAATGAAAGATAAAGCGATTGTTTGTAACATCGGTCACTTCGATAACGAAATCGATATGGCTTGGTTGAACACTAACTACGGTCACACAAAATCTGAAGTGAAGCCTCAGGTTGATATCTATACTATCGAAGGTAAAGAAGTAATTATTCTTGCTGAAGGTCGTTTGGTAAACTTGGGTTGTGCTACAGGTCATCCATCTTTTGTAATGTCTAACTCTTTCTCTAACCAGACTTTGGCTCAAATCGAACTTTGGACTAATTCTGCAGCTTACGGAAACGAAGTATATATGTTACCTAAGCATTTAGATGAAAAAGTAGCAGCTCTTCACCTTAAGAAATTAAGCGTTGAATTGGAAGTTCTTTCTACTGAACAAGCTGATTACATCGGCGTTGACGTGAAAGGACCTTTCAAACCTGAGTATTACAGATACTAA
- the yiaA gene encoding inner membrane protein YiaA, with product MKKQGVSNAFVAASWIALGAGMIGFIVGLVRAEMLLNEKGYYFTILLYGLFAVISLQKAVRDRLENIKVTDIYYGICWFATISSIVLLTIGLFNATILPSEKGFYAFAFLLALFGAIAVQKNTRDNMTQE from the coding sequence ATGAAAAAACAAGGAGTTTCAAATGCATTCGTAGCGGCATCGTGGATTGCTTTAGGAGCAGGAATGATTGGCTTTATTGTCGGTTTGGTAAGAGCAGAAATGCTGCTTAACGAAAAAGGCTACTACTTTACCATCCTACTCTACGGTTTATTTGCCGTAATTTCTTTACAAAAAGCAGTTCGTGACCGATTAGAAAATATCAAAGTGACCGATATCTATTATGGAATTTGTTGGTTTGCTACAATATCATCTATTGTTCTGTTGACTATAGGATTATTCAATGCGACCATTTTACCGAGTGAAAAAGGATTTTATGCTTTTGCATTTTTGCTGGCTTTATTTGGCGCAATCGCCGTTCAGAAGAATACTAGAGACAACATGACTCAGGAATAA
- a CDS encoding BspA family leucine-rich repeat surface protein encodes MLKKLLPLFFLVVFHFLKAQNEFITIWKPSGVDPSITTYTTAPTQSSPNQIWFPGTGSNYTIQWEEINYPQHNGILTNVTSNGQILINFGTPLNPAPNQATYSVKVSNGSGVFNKIQFASFTLNPNGVKIWSHLGNSDKILAISQWGNIQWTSMFNAFSHCQSLQLTATDSPNLSNVENASHLFFNASSFTGNSSMANWNTSQIKDFSFMFAHENMYLLADTFNPPIGNWNTSAATNFKSLFENRQVFNQNLNSWNTSNVTNMNSTFAICTAFNQPLVNWNTSNVTDMSFMFHFIPNFNQSLNSWNTSKVTNMASMFEGCTIFNQPLQNWNTSNVTNMNSMFANCNAFNQPLDNWNTSNVTDMSLMFHVIPNFNQPLNSWDTSNVTNISHMFHSCTAFNQPLDNWDTSKVTNMSFFLQNATAFNQTLGNWNLPLLTNAVLAITQTGIDCGNYSDTLTGWADNPNTTNNINLGPLMNLTYSSTIINKRNILINKGWTFTGDVAGECEKLAVGETKLESSLSIYPNPASDFIYLNNSKDAKSYIITDISGRIVMKNSLTKDFINIQSLSSGNYILQILTSKNIENLKFIKK; translated from the coding sequence ATGTTAAAAAAACTTTTACCCTTGTTTTTCTTAGTCGTTTTTCATTTTCTGAAAGCTCAAAACGAATTTATTACCATCTGGAAGCCAAGCGGTGTAGACCCATCAATCACAACCTATACAACCGCTCCTACTCAATCATCTCCAAATCAAATTTGGTTTCCCGGGACAGGCTCAAACTACACCATTCAATGGGAAGAAATCAATTATCCACAACATAATGGTATTTTAACGAATGTAACATCAAACGGACAAATTTTAATCAATTTTGGAACTCCTTTAAATCCAGCTCCAAATCAGGCAACTTACAGCGTAAAAGTAAGTAATGGAAGTGGAGTTTTTAATAAGATACAATTTGCATCTTTCACTTTAAACCCAAACGGAGTTAAAATTTGGTCTCACCTTGGTAATTCAGATAAGATTCTTGCCATATCACAATGGGGAAACATACAATGGACTTCGATGTTTAATGCATTTTCACATTGCCAAAGTTTACAATTAACGGCTACAGATTCTCCGAATTTATCAAATGTTGAAAATGCTTCACACCTATTTTTTAACGCAAGCAGTTTCACAGGAAATTCTTCGATGGCCAACTGGAATACTTCACAAATAAAAGATTTCAGTTTTATGTTTGCCCATGAAAATATGTATTTACTTGCAGATACATTTAATCCACCCATTGGAAATTGGAATACCTCTGCGGCAACTAATTTTAAATCATTATTTGAAAACAGACAAGTTTTTAATCAAAACCTGAATTCTTGGAACACTTCGAATGTTACCAATATGAATTCTACATTTGCAATTTGTACAGCTTTCAATCAACCTCTGGTTAACTGGAATACTTCAAATGTTACCGATATGTCTTTTATGTTTCATTTTATTCCTAATTTTAATCAATCTCTAAACAGCTGGAACACATCAAAAGTGACCAATATGGCTTCTATGTTTGAAGGTTGTACTATTTTCAATCAACCTCTTCAGAATTGGAATACCTCAAATGTGACCAATATGAACTCCATGTTTGCCAACTGCAATGCATTCAATCAACCTCTTGATAATTGGAACACCTCAAATGTTACAGATATGTCTCTTATGTTTCATGTTATTCCTAATTTTAATCAACCTCTTAACAGTTGGGATACATCAAATGTTACCAATATATCTCATATGTTCCATAGCTGTACCGCATTTAATCAACCATTAGACAATTGGGACACAAGCAAGGTAACGAATATGAGTTTCTTTTTACAAAATGCAACTGCTTTTAATCAAACATTAGGAAATTGGAATCTTCCACTTCTTACCAACGCTGTGCTGGCAATTACTCAAACAGGAATAGATTGCGGTAATTACAGTGACACTCTTACGGGGTGGGCAGATAATCCTAATACCACAAACAATATTAATTTAGGACCTCTTATGAATCTTACCTATTCATCAACCATTATCAACAAAAGAAATATTCTTATTAATAAAGGCTGGACTTTTACCGGAGATGTTGCAGGGGAATGTGAAAAGCTTGCAGTGGGTGAAACTAAGCTAGAAAGCAGTCTTTCAATTTATCCTAATCCGGCATCTGATTTTATTTATTTAAATAATTCTAAAGATGCAAAAAGTTATATTATAACAGATATCAGCGGAAGAATTGTAATGAAAAATTCTCTGACTAAAGATTTTATAAATATTCAAAGTCTTAGTTCTGGAAATTATATTTTACAGATTTTAACAAGTAAAAATATTGAGAATCTTAAATTTATTAAAAAGTAA
- a CDS encoding BspA family leucine-rich repeat surface protein: protein MLKKISAFILFVFLGQFAKAQNEFITIWKPTTAINMDEMVAAPHQVLANQIWFPGVGQNYTISWEEVGYPQHNGIMPNVTSTTQVLIDFGNALNPVADDVKYRVKVSNGNGSFKQIRFGLMYPNSASDQIPVFENLGSIERILEVEQWGNIQWISMYSAFVNCKNLKVTAADTPNFNSVTDASYMFYRIPALTISNSIANWNVSTIKNFQGMFGGSGDPTIDTFNPPINNWNISSAENISKMFQGRQAFNQNLNGWNTSNVKNMSYLFQSTKAFNQPLDNWNTSMVTDMSHMFTNSVFNQSINSWNVSNVTDITSMFHDADYFNKPLSSWNTSNIQYMTGLFAGADSFNQSLGSWNLSSLINASAALSGNSIDCVNYSYTLAGWAQNPNTPNNISMLPLLMLSYSPDVVVDRNILISKGWTLFGDTLGTCQIKESLSTSEINNLKISIYPNPAQDIIYLKNISNVKSYVITDLSGRMVMKDSLNKDSINIQNLTSGTYILELMFKDKIQRLKFIKK, encoded by the coding sequence ATGCTTAAAAAAATATCAGCTTTTATCCTTTTTGTGTTTTTAGGACAATTTGCAAAAGCACAAAACGAATTTATCACCATCTGGAAGCCCACTACTGCTATCAATATGGATGAAATGGTTGCTGCACCACATCAGGTTTTAGCTAATCAAATATGGTTCCCTGGGGTAGGGCAAAATTATACAATAAGCTGGGAAGAAGTAGGCTACCCGCAACACAATGGAATAATGCCTAATGTAACTTCTACCACTCAGGTTTTAATTGATTTTGGAAATGCCTTAAACCCGGTGGCTGATGATGTAAAATACAGGGTAAAAGTAAGCAATGGGAACGGAAGTTTTAAACAAATTCGTTTTGGATTAATGTATCCTAATTCAGCATCAGACCAGATTCCTGTATTTGAAAATTTAGGAAGTATAGAAAGAATTCTTGAGGTCGAGCAATGGGGAAATATTCAATGGATATCGATGTACAGTGCATTTGTAAACTGCAAAAATTTAAAAGTTACCGCAGCAGATACTCCGAATTTCAATAGCGTCACCGATGCTTCTTATATGTTTTATAGAATCCCAGCGCTTACCATAAGCAACTCTATTGCTAATTGGAATGTTTCTACGATTAAAAACTTTCAAGGAATGTTTGGAGGTTCGGGTGACCCTACTATCGATACCTTTAATCCTCCGATAAATAATTGGAATATCTCATCCGCAGAAAACATTAGCAAAATGTTTCAAGGAAGACAGGCATTTAATCAAAATCTTAACGGTTGGAATACGTCGAACGTAAAAAATATGAGCTACTTATTTCAGTCAACTAAAGCTTTTAACCAGCCTTTAGATAATTGGAATACTTCAATGGTTACCGACATGTCTCATATGTTTACTAATTCCGTTTTTAACCAATCTATAAACAGCTGGAATGTTTCTAATGTCACCGATATTACCAGTATGTTTCATGATGCAGATTATTTTAACAAACCTTTATCATCTTGGAACACTAGTAATATTCAATATATGACCGGATTATTTGCGGGTGCAGACAGTTTTAACCAAAGCTTAGGAAGCTGGAATCTTTCCTCATTGATCAATGCTTCAGCAGCGCTTAGTGGAAATTCAATAGACTGTGTTAATTACAGCTACACTCTTGCAGGGTGGGCGCAAAACCCTAACACGCCCAACAATATTTCGATGTTGCCTTTACTGATGCTTTCTTATTCTCCGGATGTTGTGGTAGACAGAAACATACTCATCAGCAAAGGATGGACACTTTTCGGAGATACTTTAGGAACCTGTCAAATCAAAGAAAGTCTTTCGACTTCTGAAATAAACAACCTTAAAATTTCTATTTACCCTAACCCAGCGCAGGATATTATTTATTTAAAAAATATTTCTAATGTAAAAAGCTATGTTATAACAGACCTTAGTGGTAGAATGGTAATGAAAGACTCTTTAAACAAAGATTCTATCAACATTCAAAATCTTACTTCTGGAACCTATATTTTAGAGCTTATGTTTAAAGATAAAATACAGAGATTGAAGTTTATCAAAAAATAA
- a CDS encoding BspA family leucine-rich repeat surface protein: MQKIITFIILFMLFQQIKAQDEFIMIWKPSITQTSPLVSGAPSSSTQIWLPVRGNNFTIYWEEIGYPQNQSTLTNVSSAYQVLINFSEPLNPNSADATYRLKITNGNGNFHSIRFADSTLYPNGTGLVGDSDKLLTIEQWGTTPWSTMKQAFSMCRNMDITATDIPNLSNITSLQNTFVACNNLVGNSSMANWDISNVTDLSLTFSACLLFNQPIGSWNTSNVTLMSSTFSTATTFNQPLSNWNTSKVEDTAAMFLNAVAFNQPIGNWDMSKNKNMEFMFYGTNFNLPLANWNTSQVIKMSYMFKNAPLFNQNIENWNTSNVVNIEFMFENATNFNQNLGNWHLASLSTAMFMLNNTGLDCLNYSRTIKGWSLNSITPNNIYLANVNPSKYASDITIDRNNLLAKGWFFQGDTLGSCSVLSTSEVNSKNLLTIYPNPVTDFIHIKNLKSSNSTYKIIDASGKIVSQGKASEDQIDIRNLVKGNYILQVKTQQAVKNLKFIKN, translated from the coding sequence ATGCAAAAAATAATTACATTCATCATATTATTCATGCTTTTTCAACAGATAAAAGCACAGGATGAATTTATCATGATTTGGAAACCATCTATTACCCAAACGTCTCCTTTAGTGAGCGGAGCACCTTCATCTTCTACACAGATTTGGCTTCCCGTAAGAGGAAATAATTTCACCATTTATTGGGAGGAAATCGGATATCCGCAAAATCAATCGACGTTAACAAATGTAAGTTCTGCCTACCAGGTTCTCATTAATTTTAGTGAACCTTTAAATCCTAATTCAGCAGATGCTACCTACCGATTAAAAATCACCAATGGAAACGGAAATTTTCACAGCATCAGATTTGCAGACTCCACTTTATACCCCAATGGGACAGGTCTTGTAGGTGACAGTGACAAATTGCTCACTATTGAACAATGGGGCACAACTCCTTGGTCTACGATGAAACAAGCTTTCTCAATGTGTAGAAATATGGATATTACTGCAACTGATATTCCTAATTTGTCTAATATTACCTCTCTTCAAAACACATTTGTAGCGTGTAATAATTTAGTAGGAAATTCAAGTATGGCTAATTGGGACATTTCTAATGTAACAGATCTAAGCTTAACTTTCTCTGCGTGTCTTCTTTTTAATCAGCCTATTGGAAGTTGGAATACCAGCAACGTTACCTTAATGTCATCCACTTTTTCAACTGCAACAACATTTAATCAACCCCTTTCAAACTGGAATACCTCGAAAGTTGAAGATACAGCAGCAATGTTTCTTAATGCTGTTGCCTTTAACCAACCTATCGGAAATTGGGATATGTCTAAAAACAAAAACATGGAGTTTATGTTTTACGGAACAAACTTCAATCTACCCTTAGCAAACTGGAATACTTCACAGGTTATCAAAATGTCTTACATGTTCAAAAATGCACCTTTATTTAATCAAAATATAGAAAACTGGAATACCAGTAATGTAGTGAATATCGAATTTATGTTTGAAAATGCAACAAATTTCAACCAAAATCTTGGAAATTGGCATTTAGCATCGCTTTCCACAGCGATGTTTATGCTTAATAATACAGGATTAGATTGTTTAAATTACAGCAGAACAATAAAAGGATGGTCATTAAACAGCATTACTCCAAATAATATTTATTTAGCGAATGTAAATCCATCAAAATATGCTTCAGATATAACGATTGATCGCAATAATCTTTTGGCAAAAGGATGGTTTTTTCAGGGAGACACTCTAGGATCATGTAGTGTTTTGAGTACATCTGAAGTTAATTCAAAAAATTTGCTTACAATTTATCCAAACCCGGTTACAGATTTCATTCATATTAAAAATTTAAAAAGCTCAAACTCTACATATAAAATCATTGATGCAAGCGGAAAAATTGTTTCGCAGGGAAAAGCAAGTGAAGACCAAATTGACATAAGAAATTTGGTAAAAGGAAATTACATTCTTCAGGTTAAAACACAGCAGGCAGTGAAAAATCTAAAATTTATCAAAAATTAA
- a CDS encoding BspA family leucine-rich repeat surface protein: protein MKKTIFLFSFIIISFFAQAQNEFITIWEPGFTTNPTININAPFQSNSNQIWFPGIGENYTIEWEEVGYPQNNGIMTNVTSTSQVLIDFGPVREGSAPATQYRVKVSNGNGIFRQIQFATHLPFNNNIETNVPNIQLYGNSEKIREIEQWGNIVWSTMKCAFTNCQKLQLTATDSPNLSMVTDASLMFYRAFEFLGASSMQNWDTSNIKNFSFMFAAHYNGINFATLPLYFNPPYLGNWNMSSANDLSYMFTARDLFNQNLNNWNVSNVSKMNWMFAFCENFNQPLNNWNTSSLTDMHYMFSNNAAFNQPLDNWDVSNVKNMNMAFGGCSSFNQPLNVWNVANVTKMNNLFAGTTVFNQPLNSWDVGNVTTMNGMFNSAVNFNQPLSSWNVRKVTEMSNMFSGANSFNQSLENWNLSALVLAHKMLFNTGLNCINYSKTLSGWADNPSAPNNINLSSVEPAVYAANILPKRTILINKGWTITNDVIGTCILSTSEYPGVKEFSIYPNPATDFIYLKNSNQSLDYSIFELSGKIVLQGALKNNEINIKNLSKGNYILQVKTKDGIENFKFIKK from the coding sequence ATGAAAAAGACAATTTTTTTGTTTTCCTTTATTATCATTTCGTTTTTTGCTCAGGCTCAAAATGAGTTTATCACCATCTGGGAACCTGGTTTCACAACTAATCCGACAATAAACATCAATGCACCTTTTCAATCCAATTCCAACCAAATATGGTTTCCTGGTATAGGAGAAAATTATACTATCGAATGGGAGGAAGTCGGCTATCCGCAAAACAATGGCATCATGACCAATGTAACTTCTACCAGCCAAGTATTGATAGATTTCGGCCCTGTACGCGAAGGAAGTGCTCCTGCGACTCAGTACAGAGTAAAAGTATCCAACGGAAACGGAATTTTCAGACAGATACAATTTGCCACCCACTTGCCTTTTAATAATAATATTGAAACCAATGTTCCTAATATTCAGTTATATGGTAATTCAGAAAAGATCAGAGAGATTGAACAATGGGGGAACATTGTCTGGAGCACCATGAAATGTGCTTTTACCAACTGTCAAAAACTACAGCTTACGGCAACAGACAGCCCGAATTTAAGTATGGTCACAGATGCATCGCTTATGTTTTACAGAGCCTTTGAGTTTTTAGGAGCAAGCTCTATGCAGAATTGGGATACTTCGAACATTAAAAATTTCAGTTTTATGTTTGCAGCTCATTACAATGGGATTAATTTTGCAACACTTCCGCTATATTTCAATCCTCCGTATTTAGGTAATTGGAATATGTCTTCTGCAAACGATCTCAGCTATATGTTCACAGCAAGAGATTTATTTAACCAAAACCTCAACAACTGGAATGTTTCTAATGTCTCGAAGATGAACTGGATGTTTGCATTTTGTGAAAATTTTAATCAGCCTTTAAATAATTGGAATACTTCAAGTCTTACAGATATGCACTACATGTTTAGTAATAACGCCGCCTTTAATCAACCTCTGGATAACTGGGATGTTTCTAATGTTAAAAATATGAATATGGCTTTCGGTGGTTGCAGTTCCTTCAATCAACCTTTGAATGTTTGGAATGTAGCAAATGTCACAAAAATGAATAATCTATTTGCTGGAACTACAGTTTTTAATCAACCTCTCAATTCCTGGGATGTAGGAAACGTCACCACTATGAATGGAATGTTCAATTCTGCTGTGAACTTTAACCAACCGCTATCATCATGGAACGTCAGGAAAGTGACAGAAATGTCTAATATGTTTTCTGGCGCAAATAGTTTCAATCAATCATTAGAAAACTGGAATTTGAGCGCTTTGGTTTTAGCCCATAAAATGCTTTTCAATACAGGTCTGAACTGTATCAATTACAGTAAAACACTTTCAGGTTGGGCAGATAACCCCAGCGCTCCCAATAACATCAACTTATCATCTGTAGAACCTGCTGTATACGCGGCAAATATTTTACCTAAAAGAACTATTTTGATTAATAAAGGATGGACAATCACCAACGATGTTATTGGAACCTGTATACTGTCAACTTCAGAATATCCTGGTGTAAAAGAGTTTTCAATTTATCCAAACCCTGCGACAGATTTTATTTATTTGAAAAATAGTAATCAATCATTAGATTACAGCATCTTTGAGTTAAGCGGAAAAATAGTTTTACAAGGAGCGTTGAAAAATAACGAAATCAACATTAAAAATCTTAGCAAAGGCAACTACATTTTACAGGTCAAAACAAAAGATGGTATAGAAAATTTTAAATTCATCAAAAAATAA
- the purE gene encoding 5-(carboxyamino)imidazole ribonucleotide mutase — protein sequence MVGIIMGSQSDLPIMELAANFLKSLDIPYELTVVSAHRTPERMFDYAKTAKERGLKVIVAGAGGAAHLPGMVASCTTLPVIGVPILSSNSIDGWDSVLSILQMPGGIPVATVALNGALNAGILAAKILGSGNEEIAEKLQVYQDTLKDKVLGTVDDIKAKHPNQYDN from the coding sequence ATGGTAGGAATTATTATGGGAAGTCAGAGCGACTTACCGATTATGGAATTGGCAGCTAATTTTCTAAAAAGTTTAGACATTCCTTACGAGCTGACTGTAGTTTCTGCTCACAGAACTCCGGAAAGAATGTTTGATTATGCAAAAACAGCTAAAGAAAGAGGTTTGAAAGTAATTGTTGCCGGTGCCGGAGGTGCTGCTCATCTTCCGGGAATGGTGGCTAGTTGTACTACTTTACCCGTAATTGGAGTTCCTATACTTTCTAGTAATTCTATTGACGGTTGGGATTCGGTATTATCAATTTTACAAATGCCGGGTGGAATTCCGGTGGCAACTGTTGCACTAAACGGTGCCTTAAATGCGGGGATTTTAGCTGCGAAAATATTAGGAAGCGGAAATGAGGAAATTGCAGAAAAACTACAGGTTTACCAGGATACTTTAAAAGATAAAGTTTTGGGAACGGTAGATGATATTAAAGCAAAGCATCCTAATCAATACGATAATTAA
- a CDS encoding DMT family transporter, with protein sequence MKNYKLTFAILTVAIVWGTTFLSIRVAVETIPAWFVAGIRQFLAAIIMLMILLYRKDLKWIGWKNLGYQIIFSTLMLVIANGMTTVAEETVTSSLASLMSACSPIAVFLGSVAFGLQKFSFRALLGIIMCFSGILFIFWDGLNDLSNPDYLMGIIFLFAAILGWASGTIFTKKLNLQSKNITLNLFYQFLFAGVVQLCFAFLFSESYNFENWSIKSISAMLYLAVFGSVAAFFAFHYALTKISPVQVSILAYVNTIISIFLSWLILDEKISAKFIIAAVLIIAGVFIINYNPELFKKKKIEEKA encoded by the coding sequence TTGAAAAATTACAAACTTACTTTCGCCATCCTCACTGTAGCCATTGTTTGGGGAACTACATTTTTATCCATTCGTGTAGCTGTAGAAACCATTCCTGCGTGGTTTGTGGCAGGAATTCGTCAGTTTTTAGCGGCGATAATAATGTTAATGATACTCTTGTATAGAAAAGACCTTAAATGGATTGGCTGGAAAAACCTCGGTTATCAAATTATTTTTTCAACCTTGATGCTCGTTATCGCCAACGGAATGACCACTGTTGCCGAAGAAACCGTAACGAGTAGTTTGGCTTCATTAATGAGTGCTTGCTCACCCATCGCAGTATTTTTAGGAAGTGTGGCTTTTGGATTACAAAAATTCAGCTTTCGGGCTTTACTGGGGATTATCATGTGTTTCAGCGGGATACTTTTTATATTTTGGGACGGGCTGAACGATTTATCAAACCCTGATTATCTAATGGGCATTATTTTCCTTTTTGCCGCCATTTTAGGATGGGCATCGGGAACTATTTTCACTAAAAAACTAAATCTTCAAAGTAAAAATATCACCCTAAATCTTTTTTATCAATTTCTTTTTGCCGGAGTTGTGCAACTTTGTTTTGCCTTCCTTTTCTCAGAATCTTATAATTTTGAAAACTGGAGTATAAAAAGTATTTCTGCGATGCTTTATCTTGCTGTTTTCGGTTCTGTGGCTGCTTTTTTCGCCTTTCATTATGCATTAACAAAAATTTCTCCGGTGCAGGTTTCCATTTTGGCTTATGTCAATACGATTATTTCTATTTTCTTAAGCTGGTTGATTTTAGATGAAAAAATTTCAGCTAAATTTATCATTGCAGCAGTATTAATTATTGCAGGTGTTTTTATAATTAATTATAATCCTGAACTTTTTAAAAAGAAAAAGATTGAGGAAAAAGCATAA
- a CDS encoding 5-(carboxyamino)imidazole ribonucleotide synthase → MKIGILGGGQLGRMLIQEALKYDDEFYTLDPASDAPCHNISHFTQGSFNDYETVLDFGKDKDVVTIEIEHVNADALAELENQGIKVVPNSQIIKIIQQKILQKKFYEEHHIPSPEFEIMDGSSDEIKMPLPFVQKMNTGGYDGKGVQVIRTNEDMKNLWIKDSVLEKLVDIDKELSVIVAKNENGETQIFPVTEMVADPKLNLLDFNICPVLLEESIEEQIDSITEKFLNAVNSPGLFAIELFLDKEGKVWVNETAPRLHNSGHQSQEGNANSQFEQMYRVVKNLPLADTDAIIYSGMLNLVGADGFSGKVIYEGMEEVLKLPETYIHLYGKTETKPGRKMGHINVLADSREELMEKLVQVKAMVRVIA, encoded by the coding sequence ATGAAAATAGGAATTTTAGGAGGCGGACAGCTCGGAAGGATGTTGATTCAGGAAGCGCTGAAGTATGATGATGAGTTTTACACGTTAGACCCAGCTTCAGATGCGCCTTGTCACAATATTTCGCATTTTACGCAAGGTAGTTTCAATGATTATGAAACGGTCCTTGATTTCGGAAAAGATAAAGATGTGGTAACGATTGAGATTGAACATGTAAACGCGGATGCTTTGGCTGAACTTGAAAATCAAGGGATAAAAGTGGTTCCGAATTCTCAAATCATTAAAATCATTCAGCAGAAAATTCTTCAGAAGAAGTTTTACGAAGAACACCATATTCCAAGTCCTGAATTTGAAATTATGGATGGAAGTTCAGACGAAATAAAAATGCCACTTCCTTTTGTGCAAAAAATGAATACCGGTGGTTACGACGGAAAAGGAGTTCAGGTTATCAGAACTAATGAAGACATGAAAAACCTTTGGATTAAGGATTCTGTTCTTGAAAAATTGGTTGATATCGATAAAGAACTTTCAGTAATTGTTGCTAAAAATGAAAACGGAGAAACACAGATTTTTCCTGTGACGGAAATGGTGGCAGACCCAAAACTGAATTTGCTTGATTTTAATATCTGTCCGGTTTTATTAGAGGAAAGTATTGAAGAGCAGATTGATTCTATTACAGAGAAATTTTTAAATGCAGTTAATTCTCCAGGACTTTTCGCCATTGAATTATTTTTAGATAAAGAAGGGAAAGTTTGGGTGAATGAAACGGCGCCGAGATTGCACAATTCCGGTCATCAAAGTCAGGAAGGAAATGCCAATTCTCAATTCGAACAAATGTATCGTGTGGTAAAAAATCTTCCTTTAGCTGATACAGACGCAATTATTTACAGCGGAATGTTGAATTTAGTCGGTGCAGATGGATTTTCAGGAAAAGTAATTTATGAAGGAATGGAAGAAGTTTTAAAACTACCTGAAACCTACATTCATCTTTACGGAAAAACAGAAACCAAGCCCGGTAGAAAAATGGGACACATCAATGTTTTGGCAGATTCGAGAGAAGAGCTGATGGAGAAATTGGTTCAGGTAAAAGCGATGGTAAGAGTGATTGCTTAA